The following proteins are co-located in the Eublepharis macularius isolate TG4126 chromosome 5, MPM_Emac_v1.0, whole genome shotgun sequence genome:
- the LOC129330643 gene encoding tyrosine-protein kinase ZAP-70, producing MPNPAAHLPFYYGSISRSDAEEYLKLAGMSDGLFLLRQCLRSLGGYVLSIVQNLQFYHYPIERQLNGTYAVAGGKAHCGPEELCEFYSKDADGLCCTLRKPCNRPGGVGPQPGIFDSIRENMVREYIQQTWNLEGDALEQAIISQAPQVEKLIATTAHEKMVWYHGPISREQAESRLYSGAQPDGKFLMRESKEKNSYALSLVYGKTVYHYRIVQDKAGKYFIEDGTKFDTLWQLVEYLKLKPDGLIYYLKESTPNPSMTAAAAPVPPVHPSAMAPKKLTSQNSDGYTPDPTGIGNKTRILPMDTPCYESPYSDPEELKDKKLFLKRSNLIVDEVELGAGNFGCVRKGVYKMRKKQIDVAIKMLKSGNEKTAKEDMMREAYIMHQLDNPYIVRVIGLCEAEALMLVMEMASGGPLNKFLYSKRDEVPVNNVVELMHQVAIGMKFLEEKNFVHRDLAARNVLLVNQHYAKISDFGLSKALAADDSYYLAKTTGKWPLKWYAPECILFRKFSSKGDVWSYGVTMWEAFTYGQKPYKKMKGPEVIAFIEEGKRMECPPKCPPEMYKLMQQCWTFKWEDRPDFVAVETLIRTYYYSIAARTEEEPVTVKKTPA from the exons ATGCCTAACCCCGCCGCTCACCTCCCCTTCTACTACGGCAGCATCTCACGTTCAGATGCAGAAGAGTACCTCAAACTGGCCGGGATGTCTGATGGCCTCTTCTTGCTGCGCCAGTGCCTCCGAAGTCTAGGCGGCTATGTCCTCTCCATAGTGCAGAACCTCCAGTTCTACCATTACCCCATCGAGCGCCAGTTGAATGGCACCTATGCCGTTGCCGGGGGCAAAGCCCATTGCGGGCCCGAGGAGCTGTGCGAATTCTATTCCAAAGATGCCGACGGCCTTTGCTGCACGCTTCGGAAACCATGCAACCGCCCCGGTGGCGTGGGGCCCCAGCCTGGGATCTTTGACAGCATCCGGGAAAACATGGTGCGGGAATACATTCAGCAGACATGGAACCTGGAG GGAGACGCCCTGGAACAGGCCATCataagccaggccccacaggtaGAAAAGCTCATTGCCACTACTGCTCATGAAAAGATGGTGTGGTATCACGGCCCCATCTCCCGGGAACAAGCTGAAAGCAGGCTCTATTCGGGAGCACAGCCTGATGGGAAATTCTT AATGAGAGAAAGCAAGGAAAAGAACTCTTACGCTTTGTCCCTTGTCTACGGGAAGACAGTTTATCACTACCGGATCGTTCAAGACAAAGCTGGGAAATACTTCATCGAAGATGGAACCAAGTTTGATACACTGTGGCAG ctggttgagtatctcaaactcaaaccagATGGCCTGATCTACTACTTGAAAGAGAGCACCCCAAATCCCAGCATGACAGCAG cagcagcaccagtcCCGCCAGTTCACCCTTCCGCAATG GCTCCAAAGAAATTAACATCTCAGAATTCAGATGGCTACACACCTGACCCCACAG GCATAGGAAACAAGACACGGATCTTGCCCATGGACACCCCTTGCTACGAGAGCCCTTACAGTGACCCTGAAGAGCTGAAGGACAAGAAATTGTTTCTTAAGAGGAGCAACCTGATAGTGGATGAAGTTGAACTGGGCGCAGGAAACTTTGGGTGCGTCAGGAAAGGCGTGTATAAAATGAGGAA GAAGCAGATCGATGTGGCCATCAAGATGCTGAAAAGTGGGAACGAGAAGACGGCCAAGGAAGACATGATGCGGGAGGCTTACATCATGCACCAGCTCGACAACCCCTACATTGTCCGGGTGATCGGCCTCTGCGAGGCGGAGGCTCTGATGCTGGTGATGGAAATGGCTTCCGGTGGGCCACTCAACAAGTTCTTGTATTCAAAGAG GGACGAGGTACCAGTGAACAACGTGGTGGAGCTGATGCACCAGGTGGCCATTGGCATGAAGTTTTTGGAGGAGAAGAACTTTGTCCATCGAGACCTGGCGGCCCGGAATGTCCTTCTTGTCAATCAGCACTACGCCAAGATCAGCGACTTTGGGCTCTCCAAGGCTTTGGCGGCAGATGACAGTTACTACTTG GCTAAGACAACTGGGAAGTGGCCGCTGAAGTGGTATGCCCCAGAGTGCATCCTGTTCCGCAAGTTTTCCAGCAAAGGCGACGTCTGGAGCTATGGGGTGACCATGTGGGAGGCTTTTACCTATGGCCAGAAACCCTACAAG AAAATGAAAGGCCCTGAGGTCATTGCCTTCATTGAGGAAGGGAAACGGATGGAATGCCCTCCCAAATGCCCTCCAGAGATGTACAAACTGATGCAGCAGTGTTGGACCTTCAA GTGGGAAGACCGTccagattttgttgctgtggagacCCTAATCCGCACCTATTACTACAGCATCGCTGCTAGGACAGAAGAGGAACCCGTGACGGTTAAGAAGACACCAGCTTAG